From Pulveribacter suum, a single genomic window includes:
- a CDS encoding c-type cytochrome, producing MKKTLTTIFGLAVALAASMATAQDVKGDVKAGAGKIAMCIGCHGIPGYQASFPEVHKVPMISGQGAGYISAALHAYQKGERRHPTMRGVADSLTDQDIADVAAYYASQAQGEGGGAKAREANASVAPLLQKGACVSCHGDNFSKPIDGSYPKIAGQYADYLFVALKSYKVDHGSYVGRSNGVMAGIAKQFTNAELKELAQYIGSLEGDLRVVPQSRFR from the coding sequence ATGAAAAAAACATTGACCACGATATTCGGCCTGGCTGTTGCTCTTGCGGCCAGCATGGCGACCGCCCAGGACGTCAAGGGCGACGTGAAGGCCGGGGCCGGCAAGATCGCCATGTGCATTGGCTGCCACGGCATCCCGGGCTACCAGGCGAGCTTTCCTGAGGTGCACAAGGTGCCCATGATCTCGGGGCAGGGCGCCGGCTACATCTCCGCCGCGTTGCACGCCTACCAAAAGGGCGAGCGCCGCCACCCCACGATGCGCGGCGTCGCCGACTCGCTCACCGACCAGGACATTGCCGACGTCGCGGCCTACTACGCCAGCCAGGCGCAGGGCGAGGGCGGCGGTGCCAAAGCGCGCGAGGCGAACGCCAGCGTCGCGCCGCTGCTGCAAAAGGGCGCCTGCGTGTCCTGCCACGGCGACAACTTCTCCAAGCCCATCGACGGCTCCTACCCCAAGATTGCCGGCCAGTACGCCGACTACCTGTTCGTCGCCCTGAAATCCTACAAGGTCGATCACGGCTCCTACGTGGGCCGCAGCAACGGCGTGATGGCCGGTATCGCCAAGCAGTTCACCAATGCCGAGCTGAAGGAGCTGGCGCAGTACATCGGTTCGCTGGAAGGCGACCTGCGCGTGGTGCCCCAGTCGCGCTTCAGGTGA
- a CDS encoding class I SAM-dependent methyltransferase, whose product MSEQLPPTIDPQAAARWHASVAPESPWLHEEVARRMHERLQWIVQPPAAWCDWDPLRGGMQAHALVAQHFPQAASHVAETSSPQGLAAAQARLARPWWSPARWSGAAPRFGVPPDGGVQMLWSSMALHMAADPQALIQAWHRALAVDGYLMFSCLGPDTLRELRALYARLGWPEPAHAFTDMHDWGDMLMHAGFSEPVMDMERITLTFATPERLLQELRGLGRNLHPQRFAGLRGRRWHRQLQQQLAGQLGDPAQGGQLALTFEIIYGHAIKPVPRVRVGGESAVSLQDMRAMLRDRR is encoded by the coding sequence ATGTCCGAGCAACTGCCTCCCACCATCGACCCCCAGGCTGCCGCACGCTGGCACGCCAGCGTGGCGCCAGAGTCCCCCTGGCTGCACGAGGAGGTGGCGCGGCGCATGCACGAGCGCCTGCAATGGATCGTGCAGCCCCCGGCCGCGTGGTGTGACTGGGATCCGCTGCGCGGCGGCATGCAGGCCCACGCGCTGGTGGCGCAACACTTCCCGCAGGCGGCCAGCCACGTGGCCGAAACCTCCTCGCCTCAGGGCCTAGCGGCGGCCCAGGCACGGCTGGCGCGGCCGTGGTGGAGCCCCGCGCGCTGGTCCGGCGCCGCCCCGCGCTTCGGCGTGCCGCCCGACGGCGGCGTGCAAATGCTGTGGTCCAGCATGGCGCTGCACATGGCGGCCGACCCGCAGGCGCTGATCCAGGCCTGGCACCGCGCTTTGGCGGTGGACGGCTACCTGATGTTTTCCTGCCTGGGCCCGGACACGCTGCGCGAGCTGCGCGCGCTGTACGCCCGCCTGGGCTGGCCCGAGCCGGCGCACGCCTTCACCGACATGCACGACTGGGGCGACATGCTGATGCACGCCGGCTTCTCCGAGCCGGTGATGGACATGGAGCGCATCACCCTGACCTTCGCCACGCCCGAGCGGCTGCTGCAGGAGCTGCGCGGCCTGGGGCGCAATCTGCACCCGCAGCGCTTTGCCGGCCTGCGCGGCAGGCGCTGGCACCGGCAGCTGCAGCAGCAGCTGGCCGGGCAGCTGGGCGATCCCGCACAGGGCGGCCAGCTGGCGCTGACCTTTGAAATCATCTACGGGCACGCCATCAAGCCCGTGCCCCGGGTGCGCGTGGGCGGCGAGAGCGCCGTGTCGCTGCAGGACATGCGTGCCATGCTGCGCGACAGGCGCTGA
- a CDS encoding phosphoribosyltransferase family protein: protein MPLAPALTALLRRAAALVPSQCALCHAWPAQRLCAACQSQFTPPVARCGSCASPVAPGIARCGACLREPPPLDGCVAAVEYGYPWAGVVAQFKFQADPGWAAALAPVMQAASGASALLQHAELVLPVPLSPARLRERGYNQALLLARALGAGVRLRHDLLLRLHDTPAQSGLARPARLRNLRGTFALQPLAAGAVQGRRVLLVDDVMTTGATLHTAALALRAAGAVQVDALVLARTPFRYD, encoded by the coding sequence ATGCCCTTGGCCCCGGCCCTGACCGCCCTGTTGCGGCGCGCTGCAGCGCTGGTGCCCAGCCAGTGCGCGCTGTGCCACGCCTGGCCGGCGCAGCGGCTGTGCGCAGCGTGCCAGTCGCAGTTCACGCCGCCGGTGGCGCGCTGCGGCAGCTGCGCCAGCCCGGTGGCACCCGGCATCGCCCGGTGCGGCGCCTGCCTGCGCGAGCCGCCGCCGCTGGATGGCTGCGTGGCCGCAGTGGAGTACGGCTACCCGTGGGCCGGCGTGGTGGCGCAGTTCAAGTTCCAGGCCGATCCCGGCTGGGCCGCTGCTCTCGCCCCGGTGATGCAGGCCGCGTCCGGCGCGTCCGCCCTGTTGCAGCACGCCGAACTGGTGCTGCCCGTGCCCCTGTCGCCCGCGCGACTGCGCGAGCGCGGCTACAACCAGGCCCTGCTGCTGGCCCGCGCGCTGGGCGCAGGCGTGCGGCTGCGCCACGACCTGCTGCTGCGCCTGCACGACACGCCGGCGCAAAGCGGCCTGGCCCGCCCGGCGCGCCTGCGCAATCTGCGCGGCACCTTTGCGCTGCAGCCGCTGGCCGCCGGTGCAGTGCAGGGCCGGCGTGTGCTGCTGGTCGATGACGTGATGACCACCGGCGCCACCTTGCACACGGCCGCGCTGGCACTGCGCGCTGCGGGGGCCGTGCAGGTCGATGCCCTGGTGCTGGCGCGCACCCCGTTTCGATACGATTGA
- a CDS encoding NAD-dependent epimerase/dehydratase family protein: protein MNTLALFGACGPIGQSIAAALSAQGRRFRVVGREAGRLQAAYGANPLAECVTWNPDSPASIRAAARGVDTLVYLVGVPYWHFDRHPQLMQRTLQAAIDAGVRRVVLIGTIYPYGRVQGGNPVREDHPRQPHTFKGRMRLAQEELLLQAHAAGRIQATVLRLPDFYGPGVLTSLLHGAACAAVRGGTADMLGPIDAPHEFLYVPDAGPVVVRLADTPAAYGRTWHLAGAGATTQRALVQEMERLTGRPLKLRVAGRGTLRLLGLFSRLMREMVEMHYLLSEPLLMDDSALSQLIGPLRKTSYAEGIRQTLAAVPATAPLRRSARPA from the coding sequence TTGAACACCCTGGCCCTGTTCGGCGCCTGCGGCCCCATCGGGCAGAGCATCGCCGCCGCCCTGTCGGCCCAGGGCCGGCGCTTTCGCGTGGTCGGGCGCGAAGCCGGCCGGCTGCAGGCCGCCTACGGCGCCAACCCGCTGGCCGAATGCGTGACCTGGAACCCCGATTCGCCCGCCTCGATACGCGCCGCCGCCCGCGGCGTGGACACCCTGGTCTACCTGGTCGGCGTGCCTTACTGGCATTTCGACCGGCACCCGCAGCTGATGCAGCGCACGCTGCAGGCCGCCATCGACGCCGGCGTGCGGCGCGTCGTGCTGATCGGCACCATCTACCCCTACGGCCGCGTGCAGGGCGGCAATCCGGTGCGCGAGGACCACCCGCGCCAGCCGCACACCTTCAAGGGCCGCATGCGCCTGGCGCAGGAGGAGCTGCTGCTGCAGGCCCACGCGGCCGGCCGCATCCAGGCCACGGTGCTGCGCCTGCCGGACTTCTATGGCCCGGGCGTGCTCACCAGCCTGCTGCACGGCGCCGCCTGCGCCGCGGTGCGCGGGGGCACGGCCGACATGCTGGGGCCCATCGACGCGCCGCACGAATTCCTCTACGTGCCGGACGCCGGCCCCGTCGTCGTCCGGCTGGCGGACACGCCCGCCGCCTACGGCCGCACCTGGCACCTGGCCGGCGCGGGCGCGACCACGCAGCGCGCGCTGGTGCAGGAGATGGAGCGCCTCACCGGCCGCCCCCTGAAGCTGCGCGTGGCCGGGCGCGGCACGCTGCGCCTGCTGGGCCTGTTCAGCCGCCTCATGCGCGAGATGGTGGAGATGCACTACCTGCTGAGCGAGCCGCTACTCATGGATGATTCGGCCCTTTCGCAGCTGATAGGGCCGCTGCGCAAGACCTCTTATGCCGAGGGCATACGGCAGACGCTGGCGGCCGTGCCGGCCACCGCGCCGCTCAGGCGCTCTGCCCGCCCCGCTTGA
- a CDS encoding DUF1841 family protein, whose protein sequence is MFNPSQADVRRFFCAAHAKQQAGQPMEAIETLAGLWTAKHPEYHVDLADAEAALARVYAEGADQTNPFLHLSMHLSISEQCSIDQPRGIRQAVELLARRLDSLHDAHHVAMECLGTMLWEAQRAGRAPDGQAYVACVQRRATQDGKP, encoded by the coding sequence ATGTTCAACCCCTCACAAGCCGACGTGCGGCGCTTTTTTTGCGCGGCCCACGCCAAGCAGCAGGCCGGCCAGCCCATGGAAGCCATCGAGACGCTGGCCGGGCTGTGGACTGCCAAGCACCCCGAATACCACGTCGACCTGGCCGATGCCGAGGCGGCGCTGGCGCGCGTCTATGCCGAGGGTGCCGACCAGACCAACCCGTTCCTGCACCTGTCCATGCACCTGTCCATCAGCGAGCAGTGCAGCATCGACCAGCCGCGCGGCATCCGCCAGGCGGTGGAGCTGCTGGCGCGTCGCCTGGATTCGCTGCACGACGCCCACCATGTGGCCATGGAATGCCTGGGCACCATGCTGTGGGAAGCCCAGCGCGCAGGCCGCGCGCCCGACGGCCAGGCCTACGTGGCCTGCGTGCAGCGCCGGGCCACGCAGGACGGCAAGCCCTGA
- a CDS encoding universal stress protein: MRIQTIVALTDFSTTAEHALDRAALLAAHHGARLELLYAAEQQDAKFCDPQARLEQRARQLARRHGLAVGALPNAGVAAVLTAAGRADLLVMDSRLHGRRPWPARATGLLARVLRASACPVLVVQTAARAPYAHALVHASGDAGGALQRSAIGLQGGATVELFHAARALRGLPLACGEAFARALRSRRQQAQPQRARLRVSDAFEARRNRVGLATGGLDAVRQLAVQQQSTRADLLVLAHARRSLLRDLLQAGKPHRLLAGPDGVGCDVLLVPGALAAAAVRPQAMGSGWTQAAS; encoded by the coding sequence ATGCGCATTCAGACCATCGTTGCCCTTACCGACTTCTCCACCACGGCCGAGCATGCCCTTGACCGCGCCGCGCTGCTGGCCGCCCACCATGGGGCGCGGCTGGAACTGCTGTACGCGGCCGAGCAGCAGGACGCGAAGTTCTGCGACCCGCAGGCCCGGCTGGAGCAGCGCGCGCGCCAGCTGGCGCGCCGCCATGGGCTGGCCGTGGGGGCGCTGCCGAACGCCGGGGTGGCGGCCGTTCTCACGGCAGCGGGCCGGGCCGACCTGCTGGTGATGGATTCGCGCCTGCACGGCCGCCGGCCGTGGCCGGCGCGCGCCACCGGCCTGCTGGCGCGGGTGCTGCGCGCCAGTGCCTGCCCGGTGCTCGTGGTGCAGACTGCGGCGCGCGCACCCTATGCGCACGCGCTGGTGCATGCCAGCGGCGACGCCGGCGGCGCCCTGCAGCGCAGCGCTATCGGCCTGCAGGGGGGCGCGACGGTGGAGCTGTTCCATGCCGCGCGGGCGCTGCGCGGGCTGCCCCTGGCTTGCGGCGAGGCGTTCGCGCGGGCGCTGCGCAGCCGGCGCCAGCAGGCACAGCCGCAGCGGGCCCGGCTGCGCGTGTCCGATGCCTTCGAGGCGCGGCGCAACCGCGTTGGCCTGGCCACTGGCGGGCTGGACGCCGTGCGCCAGCTGGCCGTGCAGCAGCAAAGCACACGGGCCGACCTGCTGGTGCTGGCGCATGCGCGGCGCAGCCTGCTGCGTGATCTGCTGCAGGCCGGCAAGCCGCACCGGCTGCTGGCCGGCCCGGACGGAGTGGGCTGCGACGTGCTGCTGGTGCCAGGCGCGCTGGCCGCCGCGGCAGTGCGCCCACAGGCTATGGGCAGTGGATGGACGCAGGCGGCTTCGTGA
- a CDS encoding tRNA (cytidine(34)-2'-O)-methyltransferase, producing MFHIVLVEPEIPPNTGNVIRLAANTGCTLHLVEPLGFSMDDGLLRRAGLDYHEYAEVRRHAGWTALLRQEEPDLARMFALTTHATQSVHDTGFLPGDWLVFGAESRGLPPVLRETFPPTQRLRLPMLPAQRSLNLSNAVAITVYEAWRQNSFLSATAAAGHQALAP from the coding sequence ATGTTTCACATCGTCCTGGTCGAACCCGAGATCCCGCCCAACACTGGCAACGTGATCCGCCTGGCGGCCAACACCGGTTGCACGCTGCACCTGGTGGAGCCCCTGGGCTTTTCCATGGACGACGGCCTGCTGCGCCGCGCCGGGCTGGACTACCACGAGTACGCCGAAGTGCGCCGCCACGCCGGCTGGACGGCGCTGCTGCGCCAGGAGGAGCCCGATCTGGCGCGCATGTTTGCGCTGACCACGCACGCCACGCAGTCGGTCCATGACACGGGCTTTTTGCCCGGCGACTGGCTGGTGTTCGGTGCCGAATCGCGCGGCCTGCCGCCCGTGCTGCGCGAGACCTTTCCGCCCACGCAGCGCCTGCGCCTGCCCATGCTGCCGGCGCAGCGCAGCCTGAACCTGTCCAACGCCGTGGCCATCACGGTGTATGAGGCCTGGCGGCAAAACAGCTTTCTGTCGGCCACCGCGGCCGCGGGCCATCAGGCCCTGGCGCCGTAG
- a CDS encoding MaoC family dehydratase, which translates to MTKTFHSYSEVTASIGQEVAVTDWIDITQAQIDLFAQATGDHQWIHTDPARAAAGPFGTTIAHGFLTLSLMPRFMEAAFEVEGTKMGVNYGLNRVRFPAPVPSGSRLRARLTLAAAEAVAPDGLQMTWDVTVEREGSDKPVCVAEALVRSYGARA; encoded by the coding sequence ATGACAAAGACCTTCCACAGCTATTCCGAGGTCACTGCCAGCATCGGGCAGGAAGTGGCCGTGACCGACTGGATCGACATCACCCAGGCGCAGATCGACCTGTTCGCCCAGGCCACCGGCGACCACCAGTGGATTCATACCGATCCGGCGCGGGCGGCGGCCGGGCCGTTCGGCACCACCATCGCGCACGGCTTTCTGACGCTGTCGCTGATGCCGCGCTTCATGGAGGCGGCCTTCGAGGTCGAGGGCACGAAGATGGGCGTCAACTACGGGCTGAACCGGGTGCGCTTTCCGGCGCCCGTGCCCTCTGGCAGCCGGCTGCGCGCGCGATTGACGCTGGCCGCCGCCGAGGCGGTGGCGCCGGACGGCCTGCAGATGACCTGGGACGTGACCGTGGAGCGCGAGGGCAGTGACAAGCCCGTGTGCGTGGCCGAGGCGCTGGTGCGCAGCTACGGCGCCAGGGCCTGA
- the coxB gene encoding cytochrome c oxidase subunit II has translation MKRISNKLGSLLLGGSAWVATAVHAVQDLPGGPAVNQLNLHPPVTKIAEEQHFLHWMMLVVCTVIFIGVFGVMFYSIWHHRKSRGAKAANFHESVTVEVAWTVIPFIIVILMALPATKVLVAQKDTTNADLTIKATGYQWKWGYDYIAGEGEGLAYISTLDSSHRRMSDSGDVSKAPADYLLKVDNPLIVPVGKKVRIITTANDVIHSFMVPAFGIKQDAIPGFVRDTWFRAEKVGDYYGQCAELCGKEHAYMPIHVKVVSAPEYTAWVDAEKKKVAARQDDPNKVWTLEALLPRGEKVYAANCAACHQANGKGAGPIKPLDGSAIVLDQDHAKQIHIVLNGAAGGAMPPWKQLGDTDLAAVVTYTKNAWSNKTGQVVQPAEILAQRGK, from the coding sequence ATGAAGCGCATATCCAACAAGCTGGGGTCGTTGCTGCTGGGAGGCTCTGCCTGGGTCGCCACTGCGGTCCACGCCGTGCAGGACCTGCCCGGCGGCCCTGCCGTCAACCAGCTCAACCTGCATCCGCCGGTCACGAAAATAGCCGAGGAGCAGCACTTCCTGCACTGGATGATGCTCGTCGTCTGCACGGTGATCTTCATCGGCGTGTTCGGCGTGATGTTCTATTCCATCTGGCACCACCGCAAGTCGCGCGGTGCCAAGGCGGCAAATTTCCACGAGTCCGTCACCGTCGAGGTCGCCTGGACCGTCATTCCCTTCATCATCGTCATCCTGATGGCGCTGCCCGCTACCAAGGTGCTGGTGGCCCAGAAGGACACCACCAACGCCGACCTGACCATCAAGGCCACTGGCTACCAGTGGAAGTGGGGCTACGACTACATCGCCGGCGAGGGCGAGGGTCTAGCCTATATCTCCACGCTGGACAGCAGCCACCGCCGGATGTCCGACAGCGGCGACGTCTCCAAGGCGCCGGCCGACTACCTGCTGAAGGTGGACAACCCGCTCATCGTGCCCGTGGGCAAGAAGGTGCGCATCATCACCACGGCCAATGACGTGATCCACTCCTTCATGGTGCCGGCCTTCGGCATCAAGCAGGACGCGATCCCCGGCTTTGTGCGCGACACGTGGTTCCGCGCCGAGAAGGTGGGCGACTACTACGGCCAGTGCGCCGAGCTGTGCGGCAAGGAGCACGCCTACATGCCCATCCACGTGAAGGTGGTTTCCGCGCCGGAATACACCGCCTGGGTGGATGCCGAAAAGAAGAAGGTTGCCGCCCGCCAGGACGATCCGAACAAGGTCTGGACGCTGGAGGCCCTGCTGCCACGCGGCGAGAAGGTCTATGCCGCCAACTGCGCGGCCTGCCACCAGGCCAACGGCAAGGGCGCCGGCCCCATCAAGCCGCTGGACGGCTCGGCCATCGTGCTCGACCAGGACCATGCCAAGCAGATCCACATCGTGCTCAACGGCGCAGCCGGCGGTGCCATGCCGCCATGGAAGCAGCTGGGCGACACCGACCTGGCCGCCGTCGTCACCTATACCAAGAATGCCTGGTCCAACAAGACCGGCCAGGTGGTGCAGCCCGCCGAAATTCTGGCCCAGCGCGGCAAGTAA
- a CDS encoding LysR family transcriptional regulator has protein sequence MHGDPTDLNNEGAPEPRWEWYRSFLHVAQAGSLSAAARALGLSQPTLGRHIDQLEATLGLRLFTRSPEGFAPTDAGQALLPYAATLATTAAALRRTASGARGGPDGGLRGAVRISASEVMGVEVLPPILAALQRMHPLLKLELVLSNQADDLLRREADIAVRMFRPVQQALLVRRVGAVELGLFAHADYLDARGTPLSVAQLGGHALVGYGQESDFIRGLRRQLPDFAWDRFVFRADSDLAQLAAIRAGLGIGVCQASLAARDARLMRLLPQQFAPRLDTWIAMHGDLRHSSGCQAVFDALADGLAQYLACQPG, from the coding sequence ATGCATGGCGACCCAACAGATTTGAATAACGAAGGAGCGCCCGAGCCCCGCTGGGAGTGGTACCGCAGCTTCCTGCACGTGGCGCAGGCCGGCTCGCTGTCGGCCGCCGCGCGGGCGCTGGGCCTGAGCCAGCCGACCCTGGGCCGGCACATCGACCAGCTGGAGGCGACGCTGGGGCTGCGCCTGTTCACCCGCTCGCCCGAAGGCTTTGCGCCCACCGACGCCGGCCAGGCGCTGCTGCCCTACGCCGCCACCCTGGCCACGACGGCGGCTGCGCTGCGCCGCACGGCGTCCGGCGCCCGGGGCGGGCCGGACGGGGGGCTGCGCGGCGCAGTGCGCATTTCTGCCAGCGAGGTCATGGGCGTGGAGGTGCTGCCGCCCATCCTGGCGGCGCTGCAGCGCATGCATCCGCTGCTGAAGCTGGAACTGGTGCTGTCCAACCAGGCGGACGACCTGCTGCGGCGCGAGGCCGACATCGCCGTGCGCATGTTCCGCCCCGTGCAGCAGGCGCTGCTGGTGCGGCGCGTCGGCGCGGTGGAGCTGGGCCTGTTTGCGCATGCGGACTACCTGGACGCGCGCGGCACGCCGCTCTCCGTGGCGCAGCTGGGCGGGCACGCCCTGGTCGGCTACGGCCAGGAAAGCGACTTCATCCGCGGGCTGCGCCGTCAGCTGCCGGACTTTGCCTGGGACCGATTCGTCTTTCGCGCCGACAGCGATCTGGCGCAGCTGGCTGCCATCCGCGCCGGCCTGGGCATCGGCGTATGCCAGGCGAGCCTCGCGGCGCGGGATGCGCGCCTGATGCGGCTGCTGCCGCAGCAGTTCGCGCCGCGCCTGGATACCTGGATCGCCATGCACGGCGACCTGCGCCACAGCAGTGGGTGCCAGGCGGTCTTCGACGCGCTGGCCGACGGGCTGGCGCAGTACCTGGCCTGCCAGCCCGGCTGA
- the kefC gene encoding glutathione-regulated potassium-efflux system protein KefC — protein MAQAPVWLTYGFTYLAAAVIAVPIARALGLGAIIGYLAAGIAIGPWGLALVSNVQDILHFAEFGVVLMLFLVGLELQPSRLWSLRRPILGLGLAQMAGCAVVLWALAWALGLPWRVALVAALGLALSSTAIALQVLAERNLMRTDSGQKAFSILLFQDVAAIPILALLPLLGAAAARQPHGAGDLALEALRTAAVVGAIVLGGRLLLRPVLRWIARSKQPEIFTATSLFLVVGIAMLMLSVGLSMALGAFLAGVLLADSEYRRELETDIEPFKGLLLGLFFIAVGMSIDFGVLARAPWAMLGLLLGFLAVKGVVIWLLARASGMPYQERPVFTLVLAQGGEFAFVVFQSGAGFGAIGTEAASLLIGAVALSMLLSPLLLVAVDRALLLRHARLGPPAMPPVPDERTLSEPPQSAPIIIAGFGRYGQIVARMVLAQGLKATVLDHSVEMLEVAHTFGYRVFYGDATRVSLLRLAGAGQARVLVVAVDAPEQSLKIVQAARKHFPHLQIVARARDVTHWHALRDLGVQHVERELFRASVLSARTVLELMGENPADAAAFAERFTAHNVDLSERMYAHQGDREAMLAVARQGRQQLVEQLAKERQERMSARASVPQDSDEPPAA, from the coding sequence ATGGCCCAAGCCCCCGTCTGGCTCACCTACGGCTTCACCTACCTGGCCGCGGCGGTGATCGCCGTGCCCATCGCCCGCGCCCTGGGGCTGGGCGCCATCATTGGCTACCTGGCCGCCGGCATCGCCATCGGGCCCTGGGGCCTCGCCTTGGTGAGCAACGTGCAGGACATCCTGCACTTCGCCGAATTCGGCGTGGTGCTGATGCTGTTCCTGGTCGGGCTGGAGCTGCAGCCCAGCCGCCTGTGGAGCCTGCGCCGCCCCATCCTGGGTCTGGGGCTGGCGCAGATGGCCGGCTGCGCCGTGGTGCTGTGGGCCCTCGCCTGGGCGCTGGGCTTGCCCTGGCGCGTGGCGCTGGTGGCGGCGCTGGGGTTGGCGCTGTCGTCCACGGCGATCGCGCTGCAGGTGCTGGCCGAGCGCAACCTGATGCGCACCGACAGCGGGCAAAAGGCCTTCTCCATCCTGCTGTTCCAGGACGTGGCGGCCATTCCCATCCTGGCGCTGCTGCCCCTCCTGGGCGCCGCTGCCGCGCGCCAGCCGCACGGTGCGGGCGACCTGGCGCTGGAGGCGCTGCGCACCGCCGCGGTGGTGGGCGCCATCGTGCTGGGCGGGCGGCTGCTGCTGCGCCCGGTGCTGCGCTGGATCGCCCGCAGCAAGCAGCCGGAGATCTTCACCGCCACCTCGCTGTTCCTGGTGGTGGGCATCGCCATGCTGATGCTGTCGGTGGGCCTGTCGATGGCGCTGGGCGCCTTTCTGGCCGGCGTGCTGCTGGCCGACAGCGAGTACCGGCGCGAGCTGGAAACCGACATCGAGCCGTTCAAGGGCCTGCTGCTGGGCCTGTTCTTCATCGCCGTGGGCATGAGCATCGATTTCGGCGTGCTGGCCCGCGCGCCCTGGGCCATGCTGGGGCTGCTGCTGGGCTTTCTGGCCGTCAAGGGCGTGGTGATCTGGCTGCTGGCGCGCGCCAGCGGCATGCCCTACCAGGAGCGGCCGGTGTTCACGCTGGTGCTGGCGCAGGGCGGCGAGTTCGCCTTCGTGGTCTTCCAGAGCGGCGCCGGCTTCGGCGCCATCGGCACCGAAGCGGCCTCCCTGCTGATCGGGGCGGTGGCGCTGTCCATGCTGCTGTCGCCGCTTTTGCTGGTGGCGGTGGACCGCGCGCTGCTGCTGCGCCACGCCCGCCTGGGCCCGCCGGCCATGCCGCCGGTGCCGGACGAGCGCACCCTGTCGGAGCCGCCGCAAAGCGCGCCCATCATCATTGCCGGCTTCGGCCGCTACGGGCAGATCGTCGCCCGCATGGTGCTGGCCCAGGGGCTGAAGGCCACGGTGCTGGACCACAGCGTGGAGATGCTGGAGGTGGCCCACACCTTCGGCTACCGCGTCTTCTACGGCGACGCCACGCGCGTGTCCCTGCTGCGCCTGGCCGGCGCCGGCCAGGCGCGGGTGTTGGTGGTGGCGGTGGACGCGCCCGAGCAGTCGCTCAAGATCGTGCAGGCCGCGCGCAAGCACTTCCCGCATTTGCAGATCGTCGCCCGCGCGCGCGACGTGACGCACTGGCACGCACTGCGCGACCTGGGCGTGCAGCACGTCGAGCGCGAGCTGTTTCGCGCCAGCGTGCTGAGCGCCCGCACGGTGCTGGAGCTGATGGGCGAGAACCCAGCCGACGCCGCCGCCTTCGCCGAGCGCTTCACGGCGCACAACGTGGACCTGTCCGAGCGCATGTACGCCCACCAGGGCGACCGCGAGGCCATGCTGGCCGTCGCCCGCCAGGGCCGCCAGCAGCTGGTGGAGCAGCTGGCCAAGGAGCGCCAGGAGCGCATGTCCGCGCGCGCCAGCGTCCCGCAGGACAGCGACGAGCCGCCCGCGGCTTGA
- a CDS encoding LysE family transporter: MDWHTWMAFFAASWVIAISPGSGAVLSMSHGLSYGVRGAGGTIVGLELGLLFILVVAGAGVGSLLIASELAFSVVKVLGACYLIYLGWCQWRAGSAGTLGGDVTAAPMSLRRRVFTGALTNATNPKGILFMVAVLPQFMTDTRPLWQQLVVMAVTLVAVDLVVMSGYAAGASALRRLMQSASAMRAQNRVFGSLLMAVGAGLFFVKRGGQSA; this comes from the coding sequence ATGGACTGGCATACCTGGATGGCATTTTTCGCGGCGTCGTGGGTGATCGCCATCTCGCCCGGCTCGGGCGCGGTGCTGTCCATGAGCCACGGGCTGTCGTACGGCGTGCGCGGCGCCGGCGGCACCATCGTCGGGCTGGAGCTGGGGCTGCTGTTCATCCTGGTGGTGGCCGGCGCGGGCGTGGGCTCGCTGCTGATCGCCTCGGAGCTGGCCTTCAGCGTGGTCAAGGTGCTGGGCGCCTGCTACCTCATCTACCTGGGCTGGTGCCAGTGGCGCGCCGGCAGCGCCGGCACCCTGGGCGGCGATGTGACTGCCGCCCCGATGAGCCTGCGCCGGCGCGTCTTCACCGGCGCGCTGACCAACGCCACCAACCCCAAGGGCATCCTGTTCATGGTGGCCGTGCTGCCGCAGTTCATGACCGACACGCGCCCGCTGTGGCAGCAGCTGGTGGTGATGGCGGTCACGCTGGTGGCGGTGGACCTGGTCGTCATGAGCGGCTACGCCGCCGGCGCCAGCGCGCTGCGCCGCCTGATGCAGAGCGCCAGCGCCATGCGGGCGCAAAACCGCGTCTTCGGCTCGCTGCTGATGGCGGTGGGCGCGGGGCTGTTCTTCGTCAAGCGGGGCGGGCAGAGCGCCTGA